In one Streptomyces sp. NBC_01241 genomic region, the following are encoded:
- a CDS encoding acyl-CoA dehydrogenase family protein: MDAAFTAEQDEIRRALRELLAEHGGSDDVRSAVRTADGYDAALWRQLAQDLGLPGLALPEEYGGVGRGLADLAVACEETGHALLPSPLIATAALAAPLIVALGTGAQRAALLPRIAAGELTATPVVPGGSLGTALGLTGDPTGGAWAGGGRAGGVQARPVGGGAGWRLYGEADQVLDGHSAGLLLVAAHAGGFPRSRTLLFLVRPDTAAGVVRTRRTSLDETRPLARVELRDTEAELLGADDTADVTGALAAVGQGAAAVLAAEVVGTAAGALERAVAHVGAREQFGRAVGSFQAVKHRLADLYVRVQAARSAAYYAAWDPATAGGLALAQALEALRITTAEAVQLHGGNGFTWEHEAHLYFKRAAADELLFGPVHRLRDHAAQRAGLFAALEPAAPKPVTPGSAGQVAV; the protein is encoded by the coding sequence ATGGATGCCGCCTTCACCGCGGAACAGGACGAGATCCGCCGCGCCCTGCGCGAACTGCTCGCCGAACACGGCGGCTCCGACGACGTCCGGAGCGCCGTGCGGACCGCCGACGGGTACGACGCGGCCCTGTGGCGGCAGCTCGCCCAGGACCTCGGGCTGCCCGGACTCGCCCTCCCGGAGGAGTACGGAGGTGTCGGCCGCGGCCTCGCTGACCTCGCCGTCGCCTGCGAGGAGACCGGCCACGCGCTGCTGCCGTCACCCCTGATCGCCACCGCCGCACTCGCCGCGCCCCTGATCGTCGCACTCGGCACCGGGGCCCAGCGCGCCGCCCTGCTGCCGCGCATCGCCGCCGGGGAACTGACCGCGACGCCGGTCGTCCCCGGCGGCTCGCTCGGCACCGCTCTCGGTCTCACCGGTGACCCGACCGGCGGCGCCTGGGCGGGTGGCGGCCGGGCGGGCGGCGTCCAGGCGAGGCCGGTCGGCGGCGGGGCGGGCTGGCGGCTGTACGGGGAGGCGGACCAGGTCCTCGACGGACACAGCGCGGGGCTCCTCCTGGTCGCGGCCCATGCCGGCGGCTTCCCGCGCAGCCGTACGCTCCTCTTCCTGGTCCGCCCGGACACGGCGGCCGGAGTCGTCCGCACCCGCCGGACCTCGTTGGACGAGACCCGCCCGCTGGCCCGTGTGGAACTCCGCGACACGGAGGCCGAGCTGCTCGGCGCGGACGACACCGCGGACGTGACCGGCGCCCTCGCCGCGGTCGGACAGGGGGCCGCCGCCGTGCTCGCGGCGGAGGTGGTGGGGACGGCGGCGGGCGCGCTGGAGCGGGCCGTCGCACACGTCGGGGCGCGCGAGCAGTTCGGCCGGGCGGTCGGCTCCTTCCAGGCCGTGAAGCACCGCCTCGCGGATCTGTACGTACGGGTGCAGGCGGCCCGTTCCGCCGCGTACTACGCGGCCTGGGATCCGGCCACGGCCGGGGGGCTCGCTCTCGCCCAGGCCCTGGAGGCGCTGCGGATCACCACCGCCGAGGCCGTCCAGCTGCACGGCGGGAACGGCTTCACCTGGGAACACGAGGCGCATCTCTACTTCAAGCGGGCCGCCGCCGACGAACTGCTCTTCGGCCCCGTCCACCGGCTCCGCGACCATGCGGCCCAGCGGGCCGGGCTCTTCGCCGCACTCGAACCGGCCGCCCCGAAACCGGTCACCCCGGGCTCGGCCGGGCAGGTGGCGGTCTGA
- a CDS encoding nitroreductase family deazaflavin-dependent oxidoreductase: MAPGVRLIQKVSSTRTFARIAPHVVPAMDRAVHRLTRGKVLLSARMLPGLILTVPGARSGRPRTTPLACMPEQGPGSGKGNGAEQSWILVGSNFGRTGHPAWTANLLAGPDAAVINWKGRDIPVRATLLKGAEREAVWQAALKFWPPYAAYQARIEREIRLFRLERRDDAAT; the protein is encoded by the coding sequence ATGGCGCCCGGCGTCCGGCTGATCCAGAAGGTCTCCTCGACCCGCACGTTCGCGAGGATCGCCCCGCACGTCGTGCCCGCCATGGACCGTGCGGTGCACCGGCTCACGCGCGGCAAGGTGCTGCTCAGCGCCCGGATGCTGCCGGGGCTGATCCTGACGGTGCCGGGCGCGCGGAGCGGGCGGCCCAGGACCACTCCGCTGGCCTGCATGCCGGAACAAGGACCGGGGTCCGGAAAGGGCAACGGGGCGGAGCAGAGCTGGATCCTGGTCGGCAGCAACTTCGGCCGTACGGGACACCCGGCCTGGACCGCGAATCTGCTGGCCGGTCCCGACGCGGCCGTCATCAACTGGAAGGGCCGGGACATTCCGGTGCGCGCCACGCTGCTGAAGGGTGCGGAACGGGAAGCGGTGTGGCAGGCGGCGCTGAAGTTCTGGCCGCCGTACGCGGCATACCAGGCGCGGATCGAGCGGGAGATCCGGCTCTTCCGGCTGGAACGCCGGGACGACGCCGCGACCTGA